The Megalobrama amblycephala isolate DHTTF-2021 linkage group LG16, ASM1881202v1, whole genome shotgun sequence genome includes the window GAAAGCGAGCTTTGTCGACCTCCCTCATCTCAGCCAGGTCCAACCAAAGATGCcgttcctggaccaccaggGTGGACATCGTTTGACCCAGGGCGCGCGCCGTGACCTTCGTCGCCCGGAGGGCGAGGTCGGTCGCGGCGCGCAGCTCTTGCAGCAACCCTGGTTCAGCACTACCCTCGTGCAGGTCCTTCAGAGCTTtcgcctgatggacctgcagaATCGCCATGGCGTGCAGGGCAGAAGCCGCCTGTCCAGCAGCGGAGTAAGCCTTGGCAGCGAGAGCGGCCGTGGTCTTACCCGCTTTGGACGGGAGACGTGGACGATTCCGCCAGGTGGCCGCGGACTGCGGGCACAAGTGCACCGCAATCGCACGTTCCACCTGCGGGATGTCCATGTACCCCTTGGCGGCTCCTCCATCGAGGGTAGTGAGAGTGGAGGAGGCAGAGGACCGTAGTCTGGCAGTGTGAGGTGCCAGCCAGGTCTTCTGGAGCTCCtcgtgcacctccgggaagaacgGCACTGGGGCGGGACGTGGCTGAGCGCTGCGCCCCAACCCCAGAAACCAGTCATCCTGCCGCGAGcgctcgggacacggtggagggttccactcgagaCCGATGCCCGCGGCGGCCCGGGCAAGCATGGCTGTTAGCTCAGAGTCCACCAGAAACCACCCCAGAGGGCGGAAGCTCGGAGTCATCGTCGCTCTCCGAGCCGTTCAGCCCACTCcccgatgcagcgatcgacatccgATCCTCCTCCGGAGCGCCGAAAGTGACGTGGGGCACCCCCGAAGAGGGCCCCGCGACAGCAGGCGGCAGCTCAACGGCACATGGTGTTGTAGAGGAGTGGGAGGTTCGTGGGGACGGACCCAACGAAGTGGCTCCCACTGTGATCCTCAGATCTCCCAGAGCACTAGCCTGGCCGGTGGCCGCTACAGCCGCCGGTGCTGGGGTAGTGACAGAGGGGCCTCTCACTTCCGTGTTAAAGAAGGAGAGACGCGATCTCAACACCAACATGGACATGCCCTCGCAGTGAGGGCATGTACCATCCACAAGCGCTGACTCAGCGTGCGGTCTACTCAGACACGTGAGACAGTGGTCGTGGCCGTCAGAGGAGGTCAggaaacgaccgcatccagaaacacacggacgaaaagacatcttgaaaaagacgctgATCGCCCGTGCTTGCTCTTTCAGTATACCTCACCAGCCGAAGCACCCAGGGATGGGCGTAGCACCGTCCTGTGGGCAGCGCGCTGTCACCCCCACCGCTGAGCGTGCCTTTTCCCACAACTGGAGAGACTCGAGCAGGCCACCAGAACGAGTGAAGGtagcaattaaaattgctgttGTCAGGAAACCCTGTAGCAATTATAATTGCTGTTTGCTCTCTCTTTTTAGAGAAATTCActctttttcctttttgaagtgaaggACGATCGATCTGATCGGCTCCGAAGCAAAagtatgaatgaaggtgagtatgccggccctatttatacccggatgccggggggaggggcccggcatgtaaatctcacaggtcaattcccattggcttgttttgtatccttggaggtgattgggctccctagcgagaccccattacgtcagtatcgacatAACgttgaacgtgactgactgaatgggaacctgctctgtcttgtctgtcggtgcgttgtcagtttcctcttatttttcactgtgtgagaacatgatgtgtggcgagAGAGTGACATGGCTTATcagacatagcaacagtaactaaaagGGGCAGGGCCTTGTGAACGGTCAATCATCTCTAGATTAAAACTCAGGTTTGACCTGGCCTTCTCGATGACTATGGAATCGACCTGAagaaaaatgctaaatctgaatgcaggtaatacactcggtcactcgatatctctctctcaatactcttctacataatgctGTAAGCTTCAGTTAACAAAATTAGACATATGGTTACGTTGCTAAGAGGGGTTGCTAAGACAGACGCAGCAACAAACAGTACACACTTACTGGCACTGAACgcagctcaaccaatcagagtcaaGAGCCGGAACTATCCGTTTATAAACTCAGTTAAACTCATTTATCATCTCAGGCTTTTAATTCTACTGGGGATTGAGGCATGTTTTACTTTGAATTTACctctgtattttctgttttatttttatctttctaCAGCACTTTGGGCAACTGCTGTTGTATAAATtgtgctttttaaataaataaaaggaagaatattaatgaaaatatacattttgcataaaaagCAGATGATTCAAATACCGTGAACACAAACATCAGactctccagaataaaatgctTTTCTTGAAATCTCTGAATATGAAGATAATTGTTGATCATCAGATGTCTGAGTGACTCTATGTCCAGTATCAGGAATAATACAGTATGATCTGTATGTATCAATACACAACTCTGAGATCACAACGTGAATGTGTGCAAGAATAAACTGAGCATGTTCAAATCAACTCTTTCCAGACTAATTCCACTAAATGTCTTTAGAGAAAATCCAGATTTCTTTACCTGTGAGAAGTGAAGAGAGAATGATCAGTCCCAGCAGACACAGATCACACTGATCAGCCATTTTCTGTTTCTCTCAGTCTTTCTCTTCAATATATAGTTACAGCTCTTTCTTCAGACAGGAAGGGCTGGTCGTGTCTAAAGAAAGAACTTCCTCTGATCTGAACTGAGTGTAGTTCTGGTATATAGTTGTCATTTAGTGACACGATGCCAGTGCATAATGGAGAAGTGTTGATTTGTTCTTCACTgatgtttaaatgtaatgtacAGTACACTTCTACTGTAACAGGAACAGTCCCCGAAGATCAACTCATGGTTGATGTTCAAGAGCACAATGGTAACAGCTCAGGGAGTTTAACCTACAGTCGTTCTGTTTCCACACAGACTTTGACACGACAGCAGCTGTCAAACATGTTCTTCAGTGTGAGAAACTGAATATTAATAACCACACTGACTCAACACACATCTGATCCGAACACAGTTTATAGGATATTCTATGCATTTGTTGCGTCGctaaataaagtaaatgtaaagtAAATAAAGTTTTGTATAATCATGTATTTTTCAACACTATAGTGTGACTCTTTGGGTGATAAAGTTTCTTGAACAGTTCGAACAACACTAGCTGATTGTCATGATTACCGTCAGTTCCTGGACTCCAATTAGTCGTTAGGCTGAACTGCTCGCACAACAGATCTTGTGAGATCAGTACTGAAATGCTGAACAGTATCAGTACTGAACAGATCTAGTACTGAAATGCTGACACTCAAACACAAAGTGTAGAAAGAGTCTGTGTCGAGGTAGAAAAAAGGTTGATCACTGCAAACCAATTTTTGGGGTAAATACATGTGAGGATGAGTTCCTGCATTAACATCTTGAACGGAAGCTTGTGCAGGGCCTGATTCAAGACACGCAGATCCACCGCCTTTCTTGGATATGAGTATATAAGTACGGACTGTAAATCCCCAACCTCatctcggctggagggaccggcccTATTGCCTCCATTGCCAGAGTAAGCCAGTTAGCCTCCTTTATCTCAGTCAGGTTCTGCCATTCCTGGACCACTAAGGTGGGCCTCGTCTGACCCACACGGTGACTTTCATTGCCCTGAGGGTAAAGTCCATCGCTGTACGCAGTTCCTGCATTAACCAGAGTTCAGAACTACCTTCATGCAGCTCGTTTGGTGCTTCAGACTGTGTACTTGCAGGAGGGCCATAGCATGCAAGGCGGAGGCAGTCTGTCCGGAGGCACTATAAGCTTTGGTggctgagaacttacaggcctTACGGCATAAATGGACCGCAATTGCATGCTCCACCTGAGGATTACTCTGGGTTCAATCCAATCCCTCCTTcagacagcacaccaaataaaCACTATATCTGATTTCATGTATGTAAGAACTTGTGAAATGATGgaattttaaaagtgtgatttctaGAGCTGGAAAAGTCATGGGAATTAATAAAATCTTGAATTAAGCTGTAATATATTCTATGTTTTTGAATGACAATTTGACACACATTGGACTTATGATTGCTATTTTCAAAGGTGCATTAACACAAAAAACTATACAGCAAGCAAACACACTAAAGGAAAGTGAATCATTGcctaaacataaaataatgagTGTCCATATAAAGGTCATTTGTTTGTTGTATCTCTGCAATTATGATAATGGTGATTATGGAATCGTCATCATACAGATTATTCAATAATCATTAAGTCAAACTCTGAGTCTGTATGAAGTTTCACAGTGACATTTTCATCTATTCCAGAGTCAAGACTTTCTCACAATATTAAGATGGCTGATAGCCGTCCTACACTTCCGTAACTAAAATAGTGAATTAATTATAGCAGTTGTGTTGTTTTCAGAGCTGTGATCTCACTGTTGAGGTTTGGAAACATGTTAATGTAGAGTATGAGTTAGTTTAAGCACTTCCTCTGTAGTGCCGCACAACATTCAACTCTATCTGTTCAGTTAACAATAGCATTAGTTCAGCCTGTTTAATAAACTGAATTTTAACCCAGTTTTAATTAAAGTTACcaaaaagtgtattttttcaaagaaatgcatcaacaaaaacaaacttctGGAAGTATATTTTCAAGAGTCTGTTTGAGTGTCAGCGTTACAGTTAAAGTTTTACTATATTCTCACCTTCAGACAGCATGTACACCAACTCTGTCAGATACACAATGACTGGATCTGACATCAGCtcaatctgattggctgctcagCATATGCAGCTTCCATTGGTCCTTTGTGTCTGAATGGGCGGGGCTTGGATAAAATTAGATGAGCATCAGACTTTGCCTGTATAGAGTTTACTGTAGTGTTGTATTGTATTAACACACAGTTTATCTACACTATCTCTGTATCTTTATACTCAAACAAACTAAGTTGGTGAAATTATTTTAAGTCAATATCtataagtattttaaaaataattgcaCTTACAAGCCTAAACCAATAACTTTACTCTTGTAACCCAGGTGAAGTGTGTTAAAGTCATTAGTTTATCGAATAATGTGAATCATTATGaacatgaatgaatcatttcattattagtttatCTTTGCAGCTTTGCTTCACAGTTTAACATCCTCACATTATGAGCTCATGAAGGGGATTCACCATTAAACAATCCCAGAcgaagaataagggtcttatctagagaaacgaaaaacaattttaaatatatatgctttatataaacaaatgatcgccttccaagtgcttccgccaaaaccgctctttcgtattcttcaaaaagtttacgctgtatgtcctacgtcTTCCCTATTCTCCTTACAGAATGAACACAgcaccagttccatttttcCCATAAggagaatagggaaggcgtaggacacacagcgtaagctttttgaagaatatgaaagtGTTTTGgtggaaccacttggaaggtctttttgaatgaagaaagaaagacatgaacatcctggatgacatgggagtgagcaaattatcatgaaaatgttatttgaaaaaaagaaaaaaagaactaattctttaacaaCAGAGAAAAACAGTAACAGACAAAAACAGAAGGGATTTTGTCAAAGAGGTATTACAATATTttaagaacttttatttttataacaacaaactAATTTGAGGTTGAATTTTTTGTCCTCTGGTTTCTTTTGTTTATCCTCCACTGAGCCAAAACCTCTCTGATAGGTCAAGGCAAGGACTCCTCAAGATTTCTGAATGTGTGGTATcagggcctccatggatcagatTTTTTCATCAAGCACATCACATGTGATGCTCAATGCAATTGAGATATGGGGAATTTTGAGGCCAAGGCAACGCCTCTTTgtcatgttcctcaaaccattcctgaacaatttaacatgtttcaaagtaacatccacatgaatGCCAGGACCCAAAGTTTGACAGCAGAACCTTGCCCTGAGCATCACACTCCCTCAACCGGCCTGCCTTcgtcccatagtgcatcctgctGCTATCTCCCACTAAAACCTCACTGTTCCTACACATGATAACACATGATGTACATAAATAATGAACTGAATGTGAATGTTGCTTGCTCTCCAACAGTTGTAATAtgttaacttaaaattaaagacagtcatatatgtgtgtggtatatgcctatatatatattaacatcgTAGAATGTGTAGGATTGTGTGACAGCAAAAATATGCTGCTTCAAATGTACATGGTATATCATGAATCCCACAAGATTTGTGGACGAAAATATTAAACACAATCAGGTGCATCCCTttactaaaatatacattatataacacctaatttcaacatttattctctctATCCAGAGCGAATCCTGAAAAGctcattgttttctatttggtttcaattgttttcattaattatttccattatttgtttacaattgttttctatctttaatgttttttttttgttttttgttttttagatgtttttaaaatgttattcacCTCTAAACTACTAGATttattaataatgtaatttaataatataatttcagcACATTGTCTCATGTAAGTACAAAATAACTCCTTAAGAAAGGTTGTTAAAATAACTCAAATGTCTCACACTGGGTGTCTCTGCTGACCTcttgtggaaaaaaatatatgacNNNNNNNNNNNNNNNNNNNNNNNNNNNNNNNNNNNNNNNNNNNNNNNNNNNNNNNNNNNNNNNNNNNNNNNNNNNNNNNNNNNNNNNNNNNNNNNNNNNNNNNNNNNNNNNNNNNNNNNNNNNNNNNNNNNNNNNNNNNNNNNNNNNNNNNNNNNNNNNNNNNNNNNNNNNNNNNNNNNNNNNNNNNNNNNNNNNNNNNNNNNNNNNNNNNNNNNNNNNNNNNNNNNNNNNNNNNNNNNNNNNNNNNNNNNNNNNNNNNNNNNNNNNNNNNNNNNNNNNNNNNNNNNNNNNNNNNNNNNNNNNNNNNNNNNNNNNNNNNNNNNNNNNNNNNNNNNNNNNNNNNNNNNAATGCTGTTATAATTTCaccatttatttgtcatttaatgAGAATGATGTAAGAGAGTAAAAGTGTCGTCATTTTCTAGACTTTGTCCAAACCTGCAGCTCTGAATGAATAATAAAGACACTAGCATTAACTGATCAACAAGCAGACAGAAACTATACAAAAAACATGCTGAACTGAGAAAAATAAGCAATAACTACAAATAAATCAGAGCATCACTTGGGTTTGTTTGTGAACATGTAAAAGACATTGAAAGTATTTATAATGGCACTGAATGACACCATTAGGACTCAGTTCTATTAGATTCATCTTCTTCTGCTCATGTGgtttttgtgtcattatttgACTGATTTGTGATGGTTCTTGTTCACAGAGGCATAAAGTTGACTGCAGTTTTCCTGAGATCCAGCTTTTGCTCCTCTGATGGAAGCATAAGTCACTTTATCATCACAGCGAACCTGAATGAACATCACAGTTATTGTTTCAACACACAATTATTACAGCATGATGTTTGAGCTCAATTCATGACACAAATTcagaagaaaacacaaactATCATGTTGAGAGAAGCTGGACAACATCAGGGAAGTGTTTCTCACCTTCTTCTTTTGGTCTTGGTTTTTACTGTACGCAGTGACCTCAGAATAAGTCACATGATCATCTGTCTGCTCCTAAACACCAATGGAAATATGACAAACCAAGATATTAAAGGCCGTTCCATCACTTTACACAGGTGCTGCAAATGTTTCAGGTAAAATATGTGTAAAACGAGCGTCATGTGACAACTTCATCTACAAGTTTAGATTAAATCTATTATTCAGACATGACTGTAGTAGACTGAGTTCAATTCTGGCAGTTCCAGTTGTGTCCTCTAGGGGGTGTGTGTGCTTATGTTGAGTGTGAATTTACCTGTTGAGGAAGAGTGTTCTGTCCTGTTGGATAGACAGGTCGTGTTTGATGATCCTGTAAAAAGAGCAGTTATTAGTAAAATCCTCCTCCTGCATTCTCCTCTCTTGTGTGGTTTATTGATGCCAAGTTTCCACAATGACGTTATGATGACAGATCCTTGTGACATGAATGATGTTACAGGAAAATCACCACAGTgtcaaatatacacaaatatacacaGATTATTGAAGATGAATCATATTGTTCACTGGCAGTAGATGAATGTAAATGTTGATTGTGTCGTTGGTTCATCATATTTATTCTTATCTGTGAGTTTTAGAGCAGAAACAGTTCAAATACACTAACCTGTCATTATATAATCTGACTAATACGAGTGTCATATTTCAGGATCAGAGCTTATAAACACTAATAACTCATGGATCGACCTACAATACTCACCTCAGAGTCATCAGTTCCTCTTCTGTTATCTGAAACAGAACGTCAAGAGAATATTGATGATCAAACACACAATACAGTCTCCAATTAAACTGATTTTATAATAATTCTAGTGCTGTAGAATAGAAACATTAAACTCTGTCTGAGAGGAATTCTGTCTGAATTACACGTTTATTTTATCAGATGTTTTGGACTTTTTGTCTGTTATATAATATGAGAAACTGTAAAAACTCACCGTCTCTTTTTCTGCGAATCATCCAGAGAATAAGAGCAGGAAGGAGAACAGCGAATGAAGCGACAACAATCACAATCACTGAGAGAGAGACGATATTACAGTCATATTAATACTGATGTCCACTGAGCTCATTTTCACTACAATTAGTTCATTTAGATCCTGATTCTAGAAAAACTCCAGAGTGTGAAAACAAGCACTGAAATGAGGATGATCTTCATACACACCTAGAGAGGTTGGGATCTTCTGATTCTCTGTACAAATGAAAGGATGGATGAATTAAAGCCAGTGTGAACCAGTGAAGTGAGAGACTGATGATGTGTGAcagtgatcatgtgatcatgaaCCTTGTGTAGGAGCTGCTGCTGTAGTTTGGCTTGATTTCTTCTCAGAGTTTGAGAAGATGAATGTTCAGATGTTCATCTGTAGGACATTAACATCATATTTTACAGTAGTAATAGTTGTTTCTCACCTGAATACTTGACAGTGTATCTGACTGAGGTCTGGAGTTGATTTCTGAGAGTAAGCTGACATCTCCACTCTCTGTTGTCAtcttcattcaggagtgttgtaGTCAGAGTGATGATACAGTGATCTGATGAGAATAATATCTGATATCTGGAGTCTGTCTTCAGATCAACACCAGCCTGATTCACCCACAACAGATGAAGACCCTCATAACTGACCCAATCACCACAGGAGAATCTAGAATACAACtgacaggagagagtcacagagCGACCTGGACTGATCTCAGTctgtgaggatgatgatgatgatgatgatgaggatggAGAGACTGAAACTAAGAcacaagacaaaataatcaACTGAGTTTAAAGGGAAAATACCCTTTTTAAATTGATCACATAATCATAAACTCACCATGAAGAACATGCAGATCAACACGTTCATAAGTTCCTTGTTTTCCTCCATTCACATATTGTTGGCAGATGTAAGATCCATGATCTTCTTCTGTGACGTTCTTGATGTTCAGAGAGCAGTCAGACCCCAGACTCAGTCTCTCATGTCTCTCTGTGACTTTATTCTTTATCCCTTCAGTAATCAGTTCAACTGCTGTTGAATGTCTGAATATGTTATAGTAGGTCCATGTAGTTGAGTTGCAGTCAGAAAGATCATTATTACAGGACAGACGGACTTTTTCACCAGAACTGATGAACACATGAGCATCATTCACTCCACTGGACCCTGAAACACAAGTACATGTAATGATCATAATgctatatattaataaatgaaggTAAAACATACCAGCATATAAAGCAGAAGATTCAAATCATACAGTCTTTTTCCCTCATTAACACAATCATCAGACTCTCCAGAATAAAGTGTTTGTCTTGATCATGTAGCTGTTGAAATCTCTGAATATGAAGATAATTGTTGATCATCAGATGTTTGAGTGACTCTATGTCCAGTATCAGGAATAATACAGTATGATCTGTATGTATCAATACACAACTCTGAGATCACAACGTGAATGTGTGCAAGAATAAACTGAGCATGTTCAAATCAACTCTTTCCAGACTAATTCCACTAAATGTCTTTAGAGAAAATCCAGATTTCTTTACCTGTGAGAAGTGAAGAGAGAATGATCAGTCCCAGCAGACACAGATCACACTGATCAGCCATTTTCTGTTTCTCTCAGTCTTTCTCTTCattatatagttatatagttacagCTCTTCCTCTAAACACTGTCAGCTCctcctgtgtgtgtgaacttCCTCTAGTCTGACCGACTAAAGTGTGAAATCCTGCTAGACttgatatatgtatatatatagtgacACTGTACCAGTGCATGATGGAGAAGTGTTGCTTGTCTTTTTCATTAATGCTCAAATGTAATTTACAGCACATTTAAACTGTAATAGGAACTGTCCCTCAAGAGCATCTGATGATGATGTGCCCtaaccataaccataaccataatcataaccataaccataaccataaccataaccaCTAACATGAGAGAGATCAGGCTTTGACAGGACAGCGCTTGTGAAGCTTGTTCTTCAGTGTGATAAAGTTCATATTGTAAACCACACTGGCTCAACACACATCTGATCTGAACTCAGTCTATAAGGATGTACTTTTGCACACGAGAACATTTACTGTTA containing:
- the LOC125249290 gene encoding uncharacterized protein LOC125249290 isoform X1, with the protein product MADQCDLCLLGLIILSSLLTGSSGVNDAHVFISSGEKVRLSCNNDLSDCNSTTWTYYNIFRHSTAVELITEGIKNKVTERHERLSLGSDCSLNIKNVTEEDHGSYICQQYVNGGKQGTYERVDLHVLHVSVSPSSSSSSSSSSQTEISPGRSVTLSCQLYSRFSCGDWVSYEGLHLLWVNQAGVDLKTDSRYQILFSSDHCIITLTTTLLNEDDNREWRCQLTLRNQLQTSVRYTVKYSENQKIPTSLVIVIVVASFAVLLPALILWMIRRKRDDNRRGTDDSEDHQTRPVYPTGQNTLPQQEQTDDHVTYSEVTAYSKNQDQKKKVRCDDKVTYASIRGAKAGSQENCSQLYASVNKNHHKSVK
- the LOC125249290 gene encoding uncharacterized protein LOC125249290 isoform X2, yielding MADQCDLCLLGLIILSSLLTGSSGVNDAHVFISSGEKVRLSCNNDLSDCNSTTWTYYNIFRHSTAVELITEGIKNKVTERHERLSLGSDCSLNIKNVTEEDHGSYICQQYVNGGKQGTYERVDLHVLHVSVSPSSSSSSSSSSQTEISPGRSVTLSCQLYSRFSCGDWVSYEGLHLLWVNQAGVDLKTDSRYQILFSSDHCIITLTTTLLNEDDNREWRCQLTLRNQLQTSVRYTVKYSENQKIPTSLVIVIVVASFAVLLPALILWMIRRKRDDNRRGTDDSEEQTDDHVTYSEVTAYSKNQDQKKKVRCDDKVTYASIRGAKAGSQENCSQLYASVNKNHHKSVK